One Natrinema halophilum genomic window carries:
- a CDS encoding SprT-like domain-containing protein, which yields MTDSEEYTLDDEIVARARIHAREVVSENGLAVDLSSLEWEVSARAQRRAGACRWHANRGVATIVLARRAYERYEWPAFAGVVRHELVHAWEFQQFGESGHGERFREQAAALEAPRYCEAFTEPRYVLRCLTADCDWHAKRHRASKPVKSPDQYRCGVCGGSYEVEHAESGRTWTTASGYGGAKAALADEW from the coding sequence GTGACCGACAGCGAGGAGTATACGCTCGACGATGAAATCGTCGCTCGAGCGCGGATTCACGCCCGCGAGGTCGTCAGCGAGAACGGGCTCGCGGTGGATCTCTCGTCGCTCGAGTGGGAGGTGTCGGCTCGAGCACAGCGGCGAGCGGGTGCGTGTCGCTGGCACGCGAATCGCGGGGTGGCGACCATCGTTCTCGCCCGCCGGGCGTACGAGCGGTACGAGTGGCCCGCCTTCGCCGGGGTCGTTCGACACGAACTCGTCCATGCCTGGGAGTTCCAGCAGTTCGGCGAGTCCGGGCACGGTGAGCGATTTCGCGAGCAGGCCGCCGCCCTCGAGGCTCCCCGATACTGCGAAGCGTTTACGGAGCCGCGATACGTCCTTCGGTGTCTCACGGCCGACTGCGACTGGCACGCAAAGCGCCATCGAGCCTCGAAACCGGTGAAATCACCAGATCAGTATCGCTGTGGGGTCTGCGGCGGATCGTACGAGGTCGAACACGCGGAAAGCGGTCGGACGTGGACGACGGCGAGTGGCTACGGCGGTGCGAAGGCCGCTCTCGCCGACGAGTGGTAG
- a CDS encoding HAD family hydrolase: MAAYDAICFDLDMTLCESTQNSAHLLESTFDGTDCEQFCTPAELRAAVSDLSSTETAREFYDALFTEVAQRADVDPSVAPTLASEYLERQDPTAVQFRPGAKAALDHAIDRGQVGLITNGGRTMQTRKLRSLGIEDAFDVRVFTEPSAGISPKPSVAPFERALGELDVAPDAAIHVGDSLHADIAGANAMGLDSAWLDPGRDTSPNDHEPTYELASLESLATIV, encoded by the coding sequence ATGGCTGCATACGACGCGATATGTTTTGATCTCGATATGACACTCTGTGAATCGACGCAGAATTCTGCGCATCTCCTCGAGTCGACGTTCGACGGCACCGACTGCGAACAGTTCTGTACGCCAGCAGAGTTACGAGCAGCCGTATCCGACCTGTCGAGTACCGAGACGGCCCGCGAGTTCTACGACGCACTCTTTACCGAAGTCGCACAGCGCGCCGACGTCGACCCGAGCGTCGCGCCGACACTGGCCTCGGAATACCTCGAGCGACAGGACCCGACTGCCGTTCAGTTTCGGCCGGGGGCGAAAGCGGCGCTCGATCACGCCATCGATCGAGGGCAGGTCGGCCTCATTACGAACGGGGGGCGAACGATGCAAACACGGAAGCTTCGGTCGCTTGGTATCGAGGACGCCTTCGACGTGCGTGTGTTCACCGAACCGAGCGCCGGTATCTCCCCCAAACCCAGCGTTGCACCGTTCGAGCGCGCACTTGGCGAACTCGATGTCGCACCCGACGCGGCGATCCACGTCGGCGACTCCTTGCACGCCGATATCGCGGGTGCCAACGCGATGGGGCTCGATTCGGCCTGGCTCGATCCCGGCCGCGACACCAGCCCGAACGACCACGAACCGACCTACGAACTCGCGTCGCTCGAGTCGCTCGCGACGATCGTTTGA
- a CDS encoding DUF6293 family protein, giving the protein MDVVKRVHVVPLGYEFDRVIEPIRDQRADLVYLLEDGSAAGHRHPDGSKQQGESDSRDGQGERNATAPANYHDELREELEAIVPAVRSWECDLTDVYAVLGDVTTIADVHANDQVYVNVSGAGTIPAIGATIACMDVSTDTHAYYVEPSEYAHDGTTEPISFGVDEIEQVPTYPIESPTRDQVAIMEFLSDPDAWAGFHDDRTAPPKKKDLIEYARDHDLSFMADRRSPDERTVEDKGAFRVLDTHVLEPLAEDGYVTIESVGRRRVVELTERGENAYRAFRHKLMDEAGEVR; this is encoded by the coding sequence ATGGACGTCGTCAAGCGAGTCCACGTCGTTCCGCTGGGCTACGAGTTCGATCGGGTCATCGAACCGATCCGGGACCAGCGGGCAGATTTGGTCTACCTGCTCGAGGACGGCAGTGCCGCCGGTCACAGGCATCCAGACGGGAGCAAGCAGCAAGGCGAGAGCGATAGCAGAGACGGACAGGGAGAACGGAACGCGACCGCCCCCGCAAACTATCACGACGAGTTACGTGAGGAACTCGAGGCGATCGTCCCGGCGGTTCGGTCCTGGGAATGCGATCTCACGGACGTGTATGCGGTTCTCGGTGACGTGACGACGATCGCCGACGTGCACGCCAACGATCAGGTGTACGTCAACGTTTCGGGAGCCGGTACGATTCCTGCGATCGGTGCGACGATCGCGTGTATGGACGTTTCGACCGACACACATGCATATTACGTCGAGCCGTCGGAGTACGCTCACGACGGCACGACCGAGCCGATTTCGTTCGGTGTCGACGAAATCGAGCAGGTACCGACCTATCCTATCGAGTCGCCGACGCGAGATCAGGTCGCGATCATGGAGTTCCTATCCGACCCCGACGCGTGGGCCGGGTTCCACGACGACAGGACGGCGCCACCAAAAAAGAAAGACCTGATCGAGTACGCTCGAGACCACGACCTCTCCTTTATGGCCGATCGACGGTCACCCGACGAGCGCACCGTCGAGGACAAAGGTGCGTTTCGCGTCCTGGATACGCACGTTCTCGAGCCGCTCGCAGAAGACGGCTACGTCACGATCGAATCGGTCGGCAGACGGCGCGTAGTCGAGTTGACCGAACGTGGGGAAAACGCCTATCGGGCGTTTCGTCACAAACTCATGGACGAAGCCGGCGAAGTGCGGTAA
- a CDS encoding 3-dehydroquinate synthase II: MTRTVWVKADDAVGDWDVRRARITAALEAGVDWVLVDEEDVGRVRELGDINVAAFRTGGDVTLVDDAESDDTEPAARADAVVVGKGGEGDATIDLPEDFSGSADLSTLRRDRDFDRGAYVRILGKEYEHFAETAAEEADHTIVIGEDWTIIPLENLIARIGEETDLVAGVTNAEEAKTAFETLEIGADAVLLDSDDPDEIRKTVEVRDEAERERLDLEYAEVLDVERAGSADRVCVDTGNLLEHEEGMLVGSMSRGLVFVHAETAESPYVASRPFRVNAGAVHAYVRTPDGGTKYLAELQSGDEVQVVDLEGNTREAIVGRVKIEKRPMFRVALETESGDRVETLLQNAETIKVAATEGRKAVTDLETGDEILLYYEDTARHFGEAVEESIIEK; the protein is encoded by the coding sequence ATGACGCGAACTGTTTGGGTGAAAGCCGACGACGCGGTCGGCGACTGGGACGTCCGCCGGGCGCGGATCACCGCCGCACTCGAGGCGGGTGTAGACTGGGTACTGGTCGACGAAGAAGACGTGGGACGCGTCCGCGAACTCGGCGACATCAACGTCGCCGCGTTTCGGACCGGCGGGGACGTGACCTTGGTCGACGACGCCGAAAGCGACGACACAGAGCCGGCCGCACGGGCGGACGCGGTCGTCGTCGGGAAAGGCGGCGAAGGCGACGCCACCATCGACCTCCCGGAGGACTTCTCAGGATCGGCAGACCTCTCGACGCTGCGTCGTGACCGCGATTTCGATCGGGGTGCGTACGTCCGCATCCTCGGCAAAGAGTACGAACACTTCGCCGAAACCGCCGCCGAAGAAGCCGACCACACGATCGTCATCGGTGAGGACTGGACGATTATTCCTCTCGAGAATCTGATCGCCCGCATCGGCGAGGAAACCGACCTCGTCGCTGGCGTGACCAACGCCGAAGAGGCGAAAACAGCCTTCGAAACGCTCGAAATCGGGGCTGACGCCGTCCTGTTGGATTCGGACGATCCGGACGAAATCCGGAAAACCGTCGAAGTCCGCGACGAGGCCGAACGCGAACGCCTCGATCTCGAGTACGCCGAGGTACTCGACGTCGAACGTGCCGGTAGCGCCGACCGGGTCTGCGTCGACACCGGAAACCTCCTCGAACACGAGGAGGGTATGCTCGTCGGTTCGATGAGCCGCGGGCTGGTCTTCGTTCACGCAGAAACAGCCGAATCGCCGTACGTTGCTTCTCGGCCGTTCCGGGTCAACGCGGGGGCAGTCCACGCCTACGTCCGCACTCCCGACGGTGGCACGAAGTACCTCGCGGAACTCCAGAGCGGCGACGAGGTCCAGGTCGTCGACCTCGAAGGGAACACCCGCGAGGCAATCGTCGGACGGGTCAAGATCGAAAAGCGGCCGATGTTCCGGGTCGCCCTCGAGACCGAAAGCGGTGACCGGGTCGAGACGCTACTGCAGAACGCGGAGACGATCAAAGTGGCTGCCACGGAGGGACGAAAGGCGGTGACCGATCTCGAAACCGGCGACGAAATCCTGCTTTACTACGAGGACACGGCTCGACACTTCGGCGAGGCCGTCGAAGAGAGTATCATCGAGAAATAA
- a CDS encoding NADH dehydrogenase subunit — MSVTQDKVRAVDTPEYAVTLRNAGLAGAGGAGFPTYAKWERLEEVDSLLVNHQESEPNYYMDKWLGRERADELASLFDGLLGHAFDRIVISTKRADRDEWLGELETATDARIYEPADLPIDSDETGIVIAYTADKYEFGMESVLMRIVADVVMQGEELPMDHGWIVQNTETLFNVYRALVDGEPTTEKFVHVDGRVPTHRFLEVPVGTPATALLEAAGRSASLEANEVILDGGPGWCFEIEQPPETFGVRKRTNCLLVIEESVVAENRLGSGGRVNVLAPAAWKQSSHETELTATLAPDRVEVPLITNPDFEGVVTPSEPIVQAADEVQAGEMIAQPADGISVAQHATIDGTVTAVDDESITIERADAEATGASTTHATTEADPHWIYWTWCSACGRYLPEPRLETGRATEIVCRGCR; from the coding sequence ATGAGCGTCACGCAAGACAAAGTCAGAGCGGTTGACACACCCGAGTACGCGGTGACGCTGCGCAATGCCGGCCTGGCAGGGGCAGGCGGTGCCGGCTTTCCGACGTACGCCAAGTGGGAACGACTCGAGGAAGTCGACTCGTTGCTCGTCAACCACCAGGAGAGCGAACCGAACTACTACATGGACAAGTGGCTGGGCCGTGAACGAGCCGACGAACTGGCGTCTCTGTTCGACGGGTTGCTCGGCCACGCCTTCGACCGAATCGTCATCAGTACAAAGCGGGCCGACCGAGACGAGTGGCTTGGTGAACTCGAAACGGCGACCGACGCGAGGATCTACGAACCGGCTGACCTTCCGATCGATAGCGACGAAACGGGCATCGTAATCGCCTACACGGCGGACAAGTACGAGTTCGGAATGGAAAGCGTCCTCATGCGGATCGTCGCAGACGTCGTCATGCAAGGCGAGGAGTTGCCGATGGATCACGGTTGGATCGTCCAGAATACGGAGACGCTTTTCAACGTGTACCGTGCGCTAGTCGACGGTGAGCCGACGACCGAGAAGTTCGTCCACGTCGACGGCCGGGTCCCGACCCACCGGTTCCTCGAGGTACCGGTCGGCACGCCTGCAACGGCGCTCCTCGAGGCCGCGGGTCGATCGGCAAGTCTCGAAGCGAACGAGGTTATCCTCGACGGCGGCCCGGGATGGTGTTTCGAAATCGAACAGCCCCCGGAGACGTTCGGTGTCCGCAAGCGAACGAACTGTCTGCTCGTAATCGAGGAATCGGTCGTCGCGGAGAACCGCCTCGGGAGCGGCGGGCGGGTCAACGTCCTCGCGCCGGCGGCCTGGAAGCAGTCGAGTCACGAGACGGAACTAACGGCGACGCTCGCTCCAGACCGGGTCGAGGTTCCGTTGATAACGAATCCCGACTTCGAAGGCGTGGTTACTCCGAGCGAACCGATCGTCCAGGCCGCAGACGAGGTACAGGCCGGGGAGATGATTGCGCAACCGGCTGACGGTATCAGCGTGGCCCAACACGCCACCATCGACGGGACGGTAACGGCTGTTGACGACGAATCCATCACGATCGAACGGGCCGACGCTGAGGCCACAGGCGCGAGTACTACTCACGCCACAACCGAAGCCGACCCGCACTGGATCTACTGGACGTGGTGTTCCGCGTGTGGCCGGTATCTCCCGGAACCACGGCTCGAGACCGGACGTGCCACCGAAATCGTCTGCCGCGGGTGTCGCTGA
- a CDS encoding DUF7331 family protein, whose translation MQTNGKQRDEQVVTADFDIDQYVSYADGDGTIVTDRRNPSAWIRSTDVRPCIR comes from the coding sequence ATGCAAACGAACGGAAAACAACGCGACGAGCAGGTCGTCACGGCCGACTTCGATATCGATCAGTATGTGAGCTACGCGGACGGCGATGGAACGATCGTTACCGACCGACGGAACCCATCCGCGTGGATTCGGTCAACGGATGTGCGGCCGTGTATCCGATAA
- a CDS encoding zinc ribbon domain-containing protein, giving the protein MTWFRALLAAGLSVIMPGAGHVLVRDWLRAAVFAGLFFIASALFLPIDQIAAAGPITSYDGVLEQATIMAEETDAMAQFLLSFIALFAAIDATVRALGYPPGSDTKTEGLMCPECGKEIDGDLEFCHWCTTRLDPESADEETRQA; this is encoded by the coding sequence ATGACATGGTTCCGCGCGCTTCTCGCTGCCGGCCTCTCGGTGATTATGCCTGGCGCAGGCCACGTCCTCGTCCGCGACTGGCTCCGTGCTGCCGTCTTCGCTGGTCTCTTTTTCATCGCGAGCGCTCTTTTTCTCCCGATCGATCAGATAGCGGCCGCCGGTCCGATAACCAGTTACGACGGGGTACTCGAGCAAGCGACGATCATGGCCGAGGAAACTGACGCGATGGCTCAGTTCCTCCTTTCGTTTATCGCTCTGTTCGCCGCGATCGACGCGACCGTTCGCGCGCTCGGCTATCCGCCCGGCAGTGACACTAAAACAGAGGGTCTGATGTGTCCCGAGTGCGGAAAGGAAATCGACGGGGACCTCGAGTTCTGTCACTGGTGTACGACGCGACTCGATCCCGAGTCGGCTGACGAAGAGACGAGGCAGGCGTAA
- a CDS encoding type I 3-dehydroquinate dehydratase, with product MGVDFDSFVLAASTADLTDEPAARKHADAIEFRMDLADDPLAALQAYDGELPILATNRAEWEGGRAEDQGRLEALTEAATFGPVEAIDVELESILDGAAEQVLEAVRKRNVSLVASAHDFETTPPRPEMVRTLTEAGKYADVAKLAVTAESRTDTLALLSATEQLTAHGATVATMAMGQLGSHTRAVAPVYGSKIGYAPVDPGEATAPGQYDLETLADLVARLV from the coding sequence ATGGGAGTAGACTTCGACTCGTTCGTGCTCGCCGCGTCGACCGCGGATCTCACGGACGAACCCGCGGCCCGCAAACACGCCGATGCGATCGAGTTCCGGATGGATCTGGCCGACGACCCGCTGGCGGCGCTCCAGGCCTACGACGGCGAATTGCCGATCCTCGCGACTAACCGCGCCGAGTGGGAAGGCGGCAGAGCTGAAGATCAGGGCCGACTCGAAGCGTTGACCGAAGCGGCCACGTTCGGCCCCGTCGAGGCAATCGACGTCGAACTCGAGTCGATTCTGGACGGCGCGGCCGAGCAGGTACTCGAGGCGGTCCGGAAGCGAAACGTGTCACTCGTGGCATCCGCCCACGATTTCGAGACAACCCCGCCCCGGCCCGAGATGGTTCGAACCTTGACAGAAGCGGGCAAATACGCAGACGTCGCGAAACTGGCGGTCACGGCCGAATCCCGGACGGATACGCTCGCGTTGCTTTCGGCGACCGAGCAACTAACTGCCCACGGCGCTACCGTCGCGACGATGGCGATGGGTCAACTCGGAAGTCACACCCGTGCGGTGGCGCCCGTCTACGGATCAAAAATCGGTTATGCGCCCGTCGACCCCGGGGAAGCGACCGCACCGGGCCAGTACGACCTCGAAACGCTCGCTGACCTGGTGGCCCGACTCGTCTGA
- a CDS encoding transcription initiation factor IIB has translation MTNAPSNTRVRRSDPETNEQEAESESTDLVCPECTGQLIVDDEHGETVCEDCGLVVEEDSVDRGPEWRAFDAAEKNEKSRVGAPTTNTMHDKGLSTNIDWRNKDAYGNSLGSRQREKMQRLRKWNERFRTRDSKERNLKQALGEIDRMASALGLPTNVRETASVIYRRALDEDLLPGRSIEGVSTACVYAAARQAGVPRSLDEIADVSRVEKNEIARTYRYVVRELGLEVQPADPESYVPRFASGLELSDEAEHRARSLLQNAKEKGVHSGKSPVGLAAAAVYAAALLTNEKTTQAAVSDVADISEVTIRNRYHELLEAEETVGLA, from the coding sequence ATGACTAACGCACCATCGAACACGAGAGTACGACGTAGCGATCCCGAAACAAACGAACAGGAAGCCGAAAGCGAATCGACAGACCTGGTCTGTCCCGAGTGTACGGGTCAACTCATCGTCGACGACGAGCACGGAGAGACTGTCTGTGAAGACTGCGGACTCGTCGTCGAGGAGGATTCGGTCGACCGTGGCCCCGAGTGGCGTGCGTTCGACGCCGCAGAAAAGAACGAGAAATCCCGTGTCGGTGCGCCCACGACGAATACGATGCACGACAAAGGACTCTCGACAAACATCGACTGGCGCAATAAAGACGCCTACGGCAATTCGCTCGGCTCGCGCCAGCGCGAGAAGATGCAGCGCCTGCGAAAATGGAACGAGCGATTTCGCACCCGCGACTCGAAGGAGCGAAACCTCAAGCAAGCGCTGGGAGAAATCGATCGGATGGCCTCCGCGCTCGGCCTGCCGACGAACGTCCGTGAAACGGCCAGCGTCATTTATCGGCGAGCGCTCGACGAGGACCTCCTTCCCGGTCGGTCTATCGAGGGCGTCTCGACGGCCTGTGTCTACGCCGCCGCACGTCAGGCCGGCGTTCCCCGAAGTCTCGACGAAATTGCCGACGTCTCCCGCGTAGAGAAAAACGAGATCGCCCGCACCTATCGGTACGTCGTCCGCGAACTCGGTCTCGAGGTCCAACCCGCAGACCCAGAAAGCTACGTGCCTCGTTTCGCTTCGGGTCTCGAGCTCTCGGACGAAGCCGAACACCGCGCACGATCGCTGCTCCAGAACGCCAAGGAGAAAGGCGTCCACTCCGGCAAGTCGCCGGTCGGCCTCGCTGCGGCAGCAGTCTACGCAGCCGCCTTGTTGACCAACGAGAAGACCACCCAGGCCGCGGTCAGCGATGTCGCCGATATCTCCGAAGTCACGATTCGAAATCGGTACCACGAACTCCTCGAAGCCGAGGAGACGGTCGGTCTGGCCTAA
- the yjjX gene encoding inosine/xanthosine triphosphatase, whose amino-acid sequence MEIAVGSTNPVKIDAVERTLERYDPTVTAIDVDSGVGEQPRSVDETVRGAENRARRALAATRADYGVGLEGGIARFEPVPGLSLIMWGAVTDGARTERGGGPVLRLPDRVAERVTEGAELGPILDEMLGTENVAQAEGAAGVLTAGLTDRTQALGEAVSCSFGPFLTDYYDADS is encoded by the coding sequence ATGGAAATCGCAGTTGGAAGTACGAACCCGGTCAAGATCGACGCCGTCGAACGAACGCTCGAGCGGTACGATCCGACCGTCACCGCCATCGACGTCGATTCGGGGGTCGGCGAGCAACCACGGTCGGTCGACGAGACGGTGAGGGGAGCGGAGAACCGCGCTCGACGAGCGCTCGCTGCGACCCGTGCTGATTACGGCGTCGGCCTCGAGGGTGGTATCGCCCGATTCGAGCCGGTGCCTGGGCTTTCTCTGATCATGTGGGGTGCCGTGACGGACGGGGCTCGGACGGAGCGAGGCGGAGGCCCGGTGCTTCGCCTTCCCGACCGCGTCGCAGAACGGGTTACGGAGGGAGCGGAGCTGGGACCGATACTAGACGAGATGCTCGGAACCGAAAACGTCGCCCAGGCTGAAGGAGCGGCGGGCGTCCTTACGGCAGGATTAACCGACCGAACGCAAGCGCTCGGTGAGGCAGTTTCGTGTTCGTTTGGCCCCTTCCTGACGGACTATTACGACGCCGACAGCTAA
- a CDS encoding DUF7123 family protein → MAPDLTSKQQQILEYLRENAATKTYFKSRLIGKELGMTAKEVGSNITALQSSEYDVEIEKWGYSSSTTWKVDI, encoded by the coding sequence ATGGCCCCCGACCTCACGAGTAAACAACAACAGATTCTGGAGTACCTCCGGGAGAACGCGGCGACGAAGACGTACTTCAAATCTCGTCTTATCGGGAAGGAACTTGGAATGACGGCGAAAGAGGTCGGCTCGAACATCACCGCCCTCCAGAGCAGCGAGTACGACGTCGAGATCGAAAAATGGGGTTACTCCTCGAGCACGACCTGGAAAGTCGATATTTGA
- a CDS encoding HAD family hydrolase: MTTAVLFDMDGVILEGPRTEPDVYANAADAALVELEADPSPSQRRDFRRHDYDRIRDHCVDLDVDPAEFWRLKETYASSRTHDRLRDGERGTYDDIDAIRDLADRTTVGLVTNNRHETAEFVADYLGFDFDVVRGRDPTFEGYDRRKPDPYYIEEALDALDITEGVYVGDSPKDVVAGRAAGLETAFVRRPHNRARERPANATYDLESLQEVVDVLESAGGNG; encoded by the coding sequence ATGACGACGGCAGTACTATTCGACATGGATGGGGTGATCCTCGAGGGGCCCCGGACAGAACCGGACGTGTACGCCAACGCCGCCGACGCCGCCCTCGTCGAATTGGAAGCCGATCCGTCTCCGTCACAGCGACGCGATTTCAGACGCCACGATTACGACCGAATCCGAGATCACTGCGTCGATCTCGACGTCGATCCCGCGGAGTTCTGGCGTCTGAAAGAGACGTACGCCTCGAGTCGAACCCACGATCGACTTCGAGACGGCGAGCGAGGGACGTACGACGATATCGACGCAATCCGCGATCTCGCCGATCGAACGACGGTCGGCCTCGTCACCAACAATCGCCACGAAACTGCCGAATTCGTCGCCGACTACCTCGGGTTCGATTTCGACGTCGTTCGCGGACGGGACCCTACATTCGAGGGCTACGACAGACGCAAGCCCGACCCCTACTACATCGAGGAGGCACTGGACGCACTCGACATCACCGAGGGCGTCTACGTCGGTGATTCTCCAAAGGACGTCGTGGCCGGCCGCGCAGCTGGCCTCGAGACGGCGTTCGTCCGGCGACCGCACAACCGCGCGCGCGAACGCCCGGCGAACGCGACGTACGACCTCGAATCCCTTCAGGAGGTAGTAGACGTACTCGAATCGGCCGGCGGTAACGGATAA
- a CDS encoding winged helix-turn-helix transcriptional regulator, which produces MTPPDGVDDEKRATLRRFAALGAASPLVGLSDTAAADTGESDARDAIAGYLSTTPGAHFSKIRDDLQLGTGETQHHLRRLEEVDAIERYRDGDYKRFVTAGRFDEFEKRALGYLRRETPRGMLIELLLNPDATAGDLATSLDVSPPTVSKYAGELEEAGLLSRDDGYAVERPETVLVLVVRHADSFGARARTLARNADRFLTYDV; this is translated from the coding sequence ATGACACCACCCGACGGGGTCGACGACGAGAAACGAGCGACCCTGCGCCGATTCGCCGCCCTCGGTGCCGCTTCTCCGCTAGTCGGACTCTCGGACACAGCCGCGGCTGACACGGGTGAAAGTGATGCCCGCGATGCGATCGCGGGGTATCTCTCCACGACGCCGGGCGCGCACTTCTCGAAGATTCGGGACGATCTCCAGCTCGGGACCGGCGAAACCCAGCATCACCTCCGCCGACTCGAGGAGGTCGACGCCATCGAGCGCTATCGCGACGGCGATTACAAACGGTTCGTCACAGCCGGCAGGTTCGACGAGTTCGAGAAACGGGCACTCGGCTATCTTCGGCGGGAAACGCCTCGCGGGATGTTGATCGAGCTCCTATTGAACCCTGACGCGACGGCGGGCGATCTTGCAACGTCCCTGGACGTCTCTCCACCGACGGTCAGTAAATACGCTGGCGAACTCGAGGAAGCCGGATTACTATCCAGAGACGACGGCTACGCGGTCGAACGGCCGGAGACGGTGCTGGTACTCGTCGTTCGCCACGCGGATTCGTTCGGCGCTCGTGCGCGAACGCTAGCTCGGAATGCCGATCGGTTTCTGACGTACGACGTCTAA
- a CDS encoding SPFH domain-containing protein produces the protein MVVQLFPMQTAGAALLAVGALVLVVVIAALLSAIEIVDAYEKRALTVFGEYRKLLQPGINFVPPFVSNTYRFDMRTQTLDVPRQEAITRDNSPVTADAVVYIKVMDAKKAFLQVDDYKRAVSNLAQTTLRAVLGDMELDDTLNKRQEINARIRTELDEPTDEWGIRVESVEVREVNPSKDVQRAMEQQTSAERKRRAMILEAQGERRSAVEKAEGDKQSEIIRAQGEKQSQILEAQGDAISTVLRARSAESMGERAVIDKGMETLADIGQGESTTFVLPQELSSLVGRYGKHLSGSDVKENGAELESREFDEETRELIGLDDIAEIIGEIDQEADMDVEAMEQEAQAIKEGKDPAEISDPDEVIEEMDQDFQSQADGGTEMPTEDSDGSSTSD, from the coding sequence ATGGTCGTACAATTGTTCCCCATGCAAACCGCCGGCGCCGCTTTGCTGGCCGTCGGTGCGCTCGTCCTCGTCGTCGTGATCGCCGCACTGCTCAGCGCAATCGAAATCGTCGACGCCTACGAGAAACGTGCCCTGACCGTCTTCGGCGAGTACCGCAAGTTGCTCCAGCCCGGGATCAACTTCGTCCCCCCGTTCGTCTCGAACACGTACCGATTCGATATGCGAACCCAGACGCTCGACGTTCCCCGACAGGAGGCGATCACCCGCGATAATTCGCCCGTCACGGCCGACGCAGTCGTCTATATCAAGGTAATGGACGCCAAGAAGGCGTTCCTTCAGGTCGACGACTACAAGCGCGCCGTCTCGAATCTCGCACAGACCACGCTTCGTGCAGTGCTGGGTGACATGGAACTCGACGACACGCTGAACAAACGCCAGGAAATCAATGCCCGCATCCGTACCGAACTCGACGAACCCACCGACGAATGGGGGATCCGCGTCGAATCGGTCGAAGTCCGAGAGGTCAACCCCTCGAAAGACGTCCAGCGCGCGATGGAACAACAGACCTCCGCCGAACGGAAACGACGCGCGATGATCCTCGAGGCGCAAGGTGAACGCCGCAGCGCCGTCGAGAAAGCCGAAGGTGACAAGCAAAGCGAGATCATCCGGGCACAGGGTGAAAAGCAGAGCCAGATCCTCGAGGCGCAGGGTGATGCGATCTCGACCGTGCTGCGCGCGCGCTCTGCCGAATCCATGGGCGAACGCGCGGTCATCGACAAAGGAATGGAAACCCTCGCCGATATCGGGCAGGGCGAATCGACGACGTTCGTCCTCCCACAGGAACTCTCCTCGCTCGTCGGACGCTACGGCAAGCACCTTTCGGGCAGCGACGTCAAAGAGAACGGCGCGGAACTCGAGAGTCGCGAGTTCGACGAAGAAACCCGCGAACTGATCGGTCTCGACGATATCGCCGAGATCATCGGCGAGATAGACCAGGAAGCAGACATGGACGTCGAAGCGATGGAGCAGGAGGCACAGGCTATCAAGGAAGGAAAGGACCCCGCAGAGATATCCGACCCCGACGAGGTCATCGAGGAGATGGATCAAGACTTCCAGAGTCAGGCCGACGGAGGCACCGAGATGCCAACGGAAGACTCGGATGGCTCGTCTACGAGCGACTGA